A genomic window from Candidatus Nitrosoglobus terrae includes:
- the guaB gene encoding IMP dehydrogenase, producing the protein MRLIQEALTFDDVLLLPAHSCVLPREVNLETYLTRGIKLNIPLVSAAMDTVTESRLAISMAQEGGMGIIHKNMSVEHQAAEVRKVKKFESGVIKEPITVTPEMSIGEVLALTRAHRISGVPVVEKEQLVGIVTSRDLRFETRSDNAVSSIMTPKSRLVTVPEGASRGQVIDLLHQNRIEKVLVVDNQFRLKGLITVKDIQKATEYPLACKDEYGRLRVGAAVGIGSAGQKRSVALIEAEVDVLVVDTAHGHAQGVLDQVHWIKSEYPDVQVIGGNIATGEAAKALMEAGADGVKVGIGPGSICTTRVVTGVGVPQITAITNVAEALKGTGVPLLADGGIRYSGDFAKAIAAGAYAAMIGSMFAGTEEAPGEMELYQGRSYKAYRGMGSLGAMQQGSSDRYFQEGSGSVDKLVPEGIEGRVPYKGNLGPVVHQLVGGLRSSMGYTGCANIEEMRTKTTFVRITAAGVRESHVHDVSITKEAPNYRLDLR; encoded by the coding sequence ATGCGTCTTATTCAGGAAGCCCTTACCTTTGATGATGTGTTACTTCTGCCGGCCCATTCCTGTGTTCTGCCCCGAGAAGTAAATTTAGAAACCTACTTAACCCGTGGTATTAAACTGAATATCCCTTTGGTATCAGCGGCCATGGATACCGTCACTGAGTCTCGATTGGCGATTAGTATGGCTCAAGAAGGCGGTATGGGTATTATCCATAAGAATATGAGTGTGGAGCATCAAGCTGCTGAGGTACGGAAGGTAAAAAAATTTGAAAGCGGTGTGATTAAAGAACCAATCACAGTAACCCCGGAGATGAGTATTGGTGAGGTTTTAGCTCTCACTCGTGCTCATCGTATTTCTGGCGTTCCTGTCGTTGAGAAAGAGCAGTTGGTGGGGATTGTCACTAGCCGTGATCTACGTTTTGAAACCCGTTCGGATAACGCTGTCTCTAGCATTATGACTCCAAAATCCCGTTTAGTGACGGTACCAGAAGGGGCTAGTCGGGGGCAGGTGATTGATTTGCTCCATCAAAACCGGATTGAAAAGGTGCTGGTGGTGGATAATCAGTTCAGGCTAAAAGGGCTGATTACCGTTAAGGATATCCAAAAAGCGACGGAATATCCTTTAGCGTGCAAAGATGAGTATGGGCGACTTCGAGTTGGGGCGGCTGTTGGCATTGGGTCCGCTGGCCAAAAGAGAAGCGTAGCTTTAATTGAGGCGGAAGTAGATGTGCTCGTAGTGGATACGGCTCATGGCCATGCCCAAGGGGTACTGGATCAGGTGCACTGGATTAAATCAGAATACCCTGATGTTCAGGTGATTGGCGGTAATATCGCTACGGGAGAGGCGGCCAAAGCCTTAATGGAGGCAGGGGCTGATGGGGTGAAAGTAGGTATTGGTCCAGGATCTATTTGTACTACCCGAGTAGTGACAGGCGTGGGGGTGCCCCAAATCACTGCCATTACTAATGTAGCTGAAGCGCTAAAGGGTACCGGTGTACCCCTTTTAGCCGATGGGGGAATTCGCTATTCGGGGGACTTTGCCAAAGCTATTGCCGCTGGGGCTTATGCTGCCATGATTGGAAGCATGTTCGCTGGTACTGAGGAAGCTCCTGGGGAGATGGAACTCTACCAAGGCCGATCTTATAAAGCGTATCGAGGCATGGGGTCATTAGGGGCGATGCAGCAAGGCTCTAGCGATCGATATTTTCAGGAAGGATCGGGAAGCGTGGATAAATTAGTTCCAGAAGGCATCGAAGGGCGGGTGCCTTATAAGGGTAATCTTGGTCCAGTGGTGCATCAGCTCGTAGGCGGATTACGGTCAAGCATGGGTTATACGGGATGCGCCAATATTGAGGAAATGCGCACTAAGACGACCTTTGTGCGTATTACAGCAGCGGGTGTTAGAGAAAGCCATGTCCACGATGTCTCCATTACGAAGGAGGCGCCTAATTATCGCTTGGATTTAAGATGA
- the xseA gene encoding exodeoxyribonuclease VII large subunit, which produces MDKHANSLQSKQNIYSISRLIHEARGILEQSFPLLWVAGEISNLSQPSSGHLYFTLKDKTAQVRCAMFRNRNHRLGFILANGIQVLACAQVSLYEARGEFQLIIESLEEAGDGALRRAFEALKYRLAAEGLFALEHKQPLPTLPQRIGVITSPSGAAICDILSVLKRRFPAIPVLIYPVPVQGEGAAQQIAAAISKADQRRDCDLLILARGGGSLEDLWAFNEAVLAYAIYHCTLPIICGVGHEIDFTIADLVADQRAPTPSAAAEMAVPDSREWYQRFAQLKQRLHLLCQQYLHYQNQQVKNLTARLRHPHSQQQALAQRVDELELRLNRAYITLNKERNMHLNHLIPRLKALSPPQQLKAYRLRLIELAQRLRNAKQRYLAQQQRRLEVAQRALQGISPLATLERGYAIVTGSTGIVRVAHQLQLGENIEVQFASSRIQGKVTKI; this is translated from the coding sequence ATGGATAAGCATGCTAATAGCCTACAATCCAAGCAGAATATTTATTCTATCTCCCGTTTAATACATGAAGCCCGTGGAATCCTTGAACAATCTTTTCCACTGCTTTGGGTGGCAGGAGAGATCTCTAATCTATCTCAACCCTCTTCGGGTCATCTTTATTTTACGCTGAAAGATAAAACGGCTCAGGTGCGCTGCGCTATGTTCCGTAATCGCAACCATCGACTAGGATTTATTCTGGCCAATGGAATCCAAGTACTGGCTTGCGCTCAGGTCAGCCTATACGAAGCTCGGGGAGAATTTCAACTCATTATCGAATCGTTAGAAGAAGCGGGTGATGGTGCCTTACGACGTGCTTTTGAAGCCCTAAAATACCGGCTAGCTGCTGAAGGGTTATTTGCGCTAGAACATAAACAACCCTTACCAACTTTACCCCAGCGTATTGGCGTTATTACCTCCCCTTCAGGGGCAGCTATCTGCGATATTCTCAGCGTACTTAAGCGACGTTTTCCCGCGATCCCGGTGCTGATCTATCCGGTACCTGTTCAAGGGGAAGGAGCTGCTCAACAAATTGCAGCTGCCATTAGTAAAGCCGATCAGCGTCGTGACTGCGATCTTTTGATCTTGGCGCGGGGGGGCGGATCTTTAGAAGATCTATGGGCATTTAATGAAGCAGTATTAGCCTATGCTATCTATCACTGTACCCTGCCCATAATTTGTGGTGTAGGCCATGAAATAGATTTCACTATTGCCGATCTAGTCGCCGATCAGCGAGCACCCACCCCTTCAGCAGCGGCAGAAATGGCGGTGCCTGATAGTCGAGAATGGTATCAGCGCTTTGCTCAGCTTAAGCAACGACTTCATCTGTTATGTCAGCAATATTTACACTACCAAAACCAGCAGGTTAAAAACTTAACGGCTCGCCTTCGCCATCCTCACAGCCAACAACAGGCGTTAGCCCAACGGGTAGATGAGTTAGAACTGCGCCTTAATCGAGCTTACATCACTTTAAATAAGGAGCGGAACATGCATCTAAATCATCTGATTCCGCGCCTCAAAGCCCTTTCTCCACCCCAACAATTAAAAGCTTACCGGCTACGCTTAATAGAATTGGCGCAACGTCTCCGAAATGCTAAGCAACGCTACTTAGCGCAACAACAAAGGCGGCTTGAAGTAGCGCAACGTGCCCTCCAAGGGATCAGCCCCTTAGCAACCTTAGAACGAGGTTATGCCATTGTCACTGGATCTACGGGCATCGTACGAGTAGCCCATCAGCTTCAACTCGGGGAAAATATTGAAGTTCAGTTTGCAAGCAGCCGTATTCAAGGCAAAGTAACTAAAATATAG